The following nucleotide sequence is from Gymnodinialimonas sp. 202GB13-11.
AAGGGATTGCCGATATCGCGCATGCGCGGCGGCAATTTGCCGAAATCGGTTAACAAGCCTTTGGCAAATCGGCTTAAATTATGGGCGACGTGCGTGGCGAATGCCAATGAGCAGCGTGGGAATCGCCAGTGCCGCAACACCGGACGCGATCAGAAGGACCGTGCGGAAATCCGTCAGTTGCGCGATGAGGCCTACGGCGGGGGCGGCCAGAAGCCCGCTGATCATCAGAGTGTTCCAATAGATCGCCGTGGCCTGCGCCGGGCGGTCTTGGGCGAAGCTTTGGATGTAGCTGATCCCGAGGCTCGCGAAGAGGCCGTAATAGAGCCCTTCGAGCGCGGAGCCGAGGGCCATCTGCGGAAGTGACTTGACGGACGAGAGGACGAGGATCGCCGCCACGGCAAGGCAGGTGCAGACCATCAGTGGAGCACGCAGGCCGAAGCGCGCAATCAGGAAAGACGAGCTGAAGATCGCGATGACCTCGACGAAGGTCTTCACGCTGAAGGCCGCACCGGGGGCGAAGTCTGGTAAGCCGACCTCTTGCACGAAGAACAGAGGCAGGGCTGAGAAGGTCAGGCCGTGGGCGATGGAGAGGCAGAAGATGAAGGCGGCCGCCAACCAAAGATCGGAAGGGGCGGAGATGAGGTCGGCCGGTGGTTTGGGTGGTGCGGGGGCAGTGATGTCGCGCGGCAAGCCGATGCGCCAGACGACAGCCCAAAGGACGGCAAGGCCACAGGCGAGTTGGAAAACGATGTGCGGGCCGTAGACGCCGGACAGCGAGAAGCTGACTGCTGGGCCGATCATCCAAGCGGTCGAGGTGGTGGCGCGCATCCACGCGTTGAACTTGGTGCGGGGGATGCCGGCGCGTTCTGCCATGTGGCCGCCGGTGGCGAACATGGCGGAGATGGAGGTGGCGCTGAGTCCGTAGCCGAGGACACCGAGCGTCAGCATAACGGGCAGCGTGGGCGAGAGTGCCATGGAGAGGCTGGCCAAAGCGTAGCCCGCAACGGCGATGCCAATGATGGGGAACACCTGAGCGCCGCCGTCGATGCGCCGCGCGAAGATGCGGTTGAGCACGACCGTTAGCGACACGGCAAGGCCGCCATAGACGCTGAGCATCCAGGGCGGTTGGCCAAGGCCGTCGACCATGAAGAAGGGCATGAACGGAACAATGGCGGAATTGCCGAGCGTGCTGGTGAACAGCAGCAAAAGGAAGGGGGTCAGACGGCGCGCGGGGCTCATGCGGTATGAGTGCGGTTTGCACCGAGCCTGCGCAATGAAAAAGCCCCCGACCGCGAGGGCCGGGGGGAGTTTGGGACACGTCTGAGGGACAGAGTCTTCCCCAGGAAGATCGAAAACCGGGGGAAGGAGGGAAGAGAGCGCCGGGGGAGGAGAGAGGGAGGGGAGGAGGACTTGGCGCTCTCTATTCTTGAAACTTTGGGGTCCGGACGCCCAACCTGCAGGGGAAACGGGGGCTAGGGTCGATTGGGCGTCCGGGGTTCCGGCCCGCTGGGGCCGAACTGGGGGTTGGTTTGCGAGGGAAAACCGCTCGCTTTACCAGCCGAAGGTGAAGACCAGGTCACCGTCGCCGCCGTTTTGGGCGATGGCACCGTTGGTGTTGTTGCCGAACTGGAAGAGACCGCCGGCGTTGCCCGTGCCGCCCTGAACAAGGGCGCCATTGTGGCCGTTGCCTTCCTGATGGACGACACCGATGTTGCCCTGGGCTGCGTTGGTCAGAACCTCGGCCGGGTCACCACCATTGGCGAGCTGGTAGCCGATGAGACCCAGCGCGATCAGGTCACGCTCTTCCTGGGTCTGGGCCGAGATGCCGAAGCTGATCTGGCCTTGGGCCGCAGCGGGGAGGGCTGCAACGGCGGTCGTAGCGGCGAGCGTGGCGGCGATAATGACTTTCTTAAACATGGTAGTGTTTCCTTTTGAAAATGTGGTGTTTGAAAAAATGAAGGGGTTTGAAAAAGGGTTGGGGTTAGAGGTTTGGTTTTAGAGGTCGGCGGGGCAGCGATATTCACGCCCGTCGATGGTGAGGGTCAATTCCGCATCAAGGCTGGAGGCCGAACCGGAGGTCATCATGCGACCGAGGGTTACAGTCTCTCCTGCGCGGGCCGAGAAGGGGCCACCCTGGTTGAGGCGTGTGCCGGGGCCTTCGACGCGCAGGCTGTAGATGCCCGAGACGGCCTCGGATGCCTGAACGACGGGAGCCAGCGTGAGCATGGAGCCCTGTGCTTCGGCGGTGATTACGCAAGCGATCGGAGCAGCGGCTTGGGCATGGGCTTCGCGGGTCAGGTCGGCGGGTTCAGCCGAAATCGCGGTGCAGCCGAGGACGGCCGAGCTGATCGCGGCGAGGCCGAGTGCGGCGCGGGATTTCGAAAACTTGGTCATTGGCCTGTCCTTTCAAAAAATCTGTTTGGTCTTGGAATGAGGGTCCGGGGGCGGGGATGAAGGGGAGAAGGGGATCCCGCCCCCGGAGGTGTCCGGGCTTAGTTGCCCTGGATGATCAGAGCCGTGGACCCGGTGCCCGACTGGGTCACGACGCCGGTGTTGCCCACGCCAGTCTGGATCACAGCGCCGGTGTTGAAGTTGCCGTTCTGGACGACTTCACCGTAGTTCAGGGCACCGGACTGCTGGACTGCGCCACCGTTGAAGTTGCCGTTCTGGCCGACAACGCCGGTGTTCAGTGCGCCATCTTGGCCGATGATCACGGTGTTGAAGTCACCGTTCGACACGCCAGCGCCAGTGTTGGCCCAACCGGTCTGGTCGATCTGCGTGAAGTTGCAGTTGCCGAACTGCTGTACGCCAGCGGAGTGATCCCAGCCGAACTGGTTAGCAGCGGCGAAGTTGCAGGCAGATGCGGCACCGGCGGAAACGATCAGTGCGGTTGCGACGGCAGCGGTTTTGATGAGTGCGAATTTCATGTGTCTAAGTCCTTAAATAAAGTTTTGGTTCAGGTGTGTGTTTCAGGTTCAGGTGTTATTGGCCCGGTGGGGTGTGTGCCCCGTTGAGCCGATGACCAGAACTTGGCCCCCAACCGCCCCGTCAGACAATTTCAGCGAAAAGA
It contains:
- a CDS encoding MFS transporter, which codes for MSPARRLTPFLLLLFTSTLGNSAIVPFMPFFMVDGLGQPPWMLSVYGGLAVSLTVVLNRIFARRIDGGAQVFPIIGIAVAGYALASLSMALSPTLPVMLTLGVLGYGLSATSISAMFATGGHMAERAGIPRTKFNAWMRATTSTAWMIGPAVSFSLSGVYGPHIVFQLACGLAVLWAVVWRIGLPRDITAPAPPKPPADLISAPSDLWLAAAFIFCLSIAHGLTFSALPLFFVQEVGLPDFAPGAAFSVKTFVEVIAIFSSSFLIARFGLRAPLMVCTCLAVAAILVLSSVKSLPQMALGSALEGLYYGLFASLGISYIQSFAQDRPAQATAIYWNTLMISGLLAAPAVGLIAQLTDFRTVLLIASGVAALAIPTLLIGIRHARRP
- the csgH gene encoding curli-like amyloid fiber formation chaperone CsgH, yielding MTKFSKSRAALGLAAISSAVLGCTAISAEPADLTREAHAQAAAPIACVITAEAQGSMLTLAPVVQASEAVSGIYSLRVEGPGTRLNQGGPFSARAGETVTLGRMMTSGSASSLDAELTLTIDGREYRCPADL